In Apium graveolens cultivar Ventura chromosome 10, ASM990537v1, whole genome shotgun sequence, the following are encoded in one genomic region:
- the LOC141690453 gene encoding uncharacterized protein LOC141690453 encodes MALIDNRINDRRDCILGAARGNLAYQKFMFTVYPKFGFSLETKNIDQILSFVNDFERHNLMNASDKVFSLTYVVAYALTNCHHSFDYKKNEYIELDDVFSEIGSVEEKQFSDISPLDNSWAINIAKNKPILGKKPRMSFRGRTVEVVESSNTSNKELLHSMSRTVDDLCQKMDHL; translated from the coding sequence ATGGCTTTAATAGATAATAGAATCAATGACCGAAGAGATTGTATTTTAGGTGCTGCTAGAGGTAATTTAGCATACCAAAAATTCATGTTTACTGTCTATCCTAAATTTGGTTTTAGTTTAGAGACTAAAAATATTGATCAGATATTATCTTTCGTGAATGACTTTGAGAGACATAATCTGATGAATGCAAGTGATAAAGTATTTAGCTTGACTTATGTTGTTGCTTATGCTTTAACCAATTGTCATCATAGCTTTGATTATAAGAAAAATGAATATATCGAATTGGACGATGTATTCTCAGAAATAGGATCTGTAGAAGAAAAACAATTTTCAGACATCAGTCCTTTAGATAATTCTTGGGCAATTAATATTGCAAAGAATAAGCCAATTCTAGGAAAAAAACCTAGAATGAGTTTTAGAGGAAGAACCGTAGAGGTTGTTGAATCTTCTAATACCTCTAATAAAGAATTACTTCATAGCATGTCCAGAACAGTTGATGACTTATGTCAGAAAATGGATCATCTATAG